Proteins encoded by one window of Anderseniella sp. Alg231-50:
- the hpnC gene encoding squalene synthase HpnC, which produces MSNQPKSVETPSGKGAADENFPVGSFLLPKRLRPHVMTYYAFARAIDDIADNPDALPQDKITGLNAMDDALLGREKNPDESLAKATALRASMLETNVDLAHGSDLVSAFRQDAVQSRYNTWDDLIDYCLRSAAPVGRYLLELHGEDKAHFEYSDALCNALQVINHLQDCADDLRELDRCYLPLDWCEETGANIDMLREQASPPALRAVQMKCIEGTESLLRLADKLPGKLNSKSLAMESGVIISIAWKLVDKLKRQDPVAKRVELSKPQFMLYGLKGAIKGLF; this is translated from the coding sequence ATGAGCAACCAGCCCAAGTCAGTTGAAACGCCATCCGGCAAAGGCGCGGCAGACGAGAATTTTCCGGTCGGATCGTTCCTGTTGCCCAAGCGTCTTCGCCCGCATGTGATGACCTATTATGCCTTTGCCCGGGCCATTGACGATATTGCGGACAATCCGGATGCGTTGCCGCAGGACAAGATCACCGGTCTCAATGCAATGGATGATGCCCTGCTGGGCCGTGAAAAGAACCCGGATGAATCCTTGGCCAAGGCAACGGCACTGCGCGCCAGCATGCTGGAAACCAATGTCGATCTGGCGCACGGCAGCGACCTGGTGTCTGCGTTCCGGCAGGATGCCGTGCAGAGCCGTTACAATACGTGGGACGATCTGATCGATTACTGCCTTCGCTCGGCAGCGCCGGTCGGGCGCTATCTCCTGGAGCTGCACGGCGAAGACAAGGCGCACTTTGAATATTCGGATGCCCTGTGCAATGCGCTTCAGGTGATCAACCACCTGCAGGACTGCGCTGACGATTTGCGCGAACTCGACCGCTGTTACCTGCCGCTCGACTGGTGCGAAGAAACCGGTGCAAACATAGACATGCTGCGCGAGCAGGCGTCGCCGCCCGCCTTGCGCGCAGTCCAGATGAAATGCATTGAAGGCACCGAGAGCCTGCTTCGCCTGGCTGACAAACTGCCGGGAAAACTGAACAGCAAATCACTGGCAATGGAATCCGGTGTCATCATTTCCATTGCGTGGAAACTGGTCGACAAACTGAAACGCCAGGATCCGGTTGCAAAAAGAGTTGAACTATCCAAACCACAATTCATGCTTTATGGCCTCAAAGGTGCCATAAAGGGGCTGTTCTAA